The proteins below come from a single Tepidisphaeraceae bacterium genomic window:
- a CDS encoding HPr family phosphocarrier protein: protein MPKASRDIFVSNKLGLHARPAMQFVDLANGFSSDITVTKGGEEPGEADGKSVMQMIILAAVEGTPLRIDADGEDAQQAVDALADLFNSKFGEED, encoded by the coding sequence ATGCCAAAGGCCTCTCGCGACATCTTCGTGTCCAACAAGCTCGGCCTGCACGCGCGGCCGGCGATGCAGTTCGTGGACCTGGCCAACGGGTTCTCGTCGGACATTACCGTGACCAAGGGTGGCGAGGAACCGGGCGAGGCGGACGGCAAGAGCGTCATGCAGATGATCATCCTCGCCGCCGTCGAAGGCACACCGCTGCGCATCGACGCCGACGGTGAGGACGCCCAGCAGGCGGTCGACGCGCTGGCCGATTTGTTCAACAGCAAGTTTGGCGAAGAAGATTGA